One part of the Rutidosis leptorrhynchoides isolate AG116_Rl617_1_P2 chromosome 1, CSIRO_AGI_Rlap_v1, whole genome shotgun sequence genome encodes these proteins:
- the LOC139848283 gene encoding uncharacterized protein — protein sequence MASASKNIVAELNKGVKLNGDNYEIWSMKLEYVLEEQEALIALTQSMEAPEVGDTKQHKMDAEVYIAWKRKNTIARITLLSSMDDDIMRDFCKYELAKDMWKALADKFGATSVTKLRSLTIKFDQYKKKSDHTMKKHVRQMLNMISELRNAGHVLTDEQQVQAMIRSLPQSWEQMKMHLTHNENINTFEDCARHLELEED from the coding sequence ATGGCTTCCGCATCAAAGAACATTGTTGCTGAActtaacaagggtgttaagttgAATGGTGACAATTACGAAATATGGAGCATGAAACTCGAATATGTGTTGGAAGAGCAAGAAGCTCTTATTGCTCTTACTCAATCAATGGAAGCCCCTGAGGTGGGTGATACAAAACAACATAAAATGGATGCTGAAGTGTACATCGCTTGGAAACGTAAGAACACCATTGCTCGCATTACGTTGCTGAGCAGCATGGATGATGACATCATGCGTGATTTTTGCAAGTATGAACTAGCAAAAGATATGTGGAAAGCATTAGCTGACAAGTTTGGTGCAACCTCGGTGACCAAACTAAGATCTCTCACTATCAAGTTTGACCAATATAAAAAGAAGTCTGATCATACCATGAAAAAGCATGTCAGACAAATGTTAAACATGATAAGTGAATTGAGAAACGCAGGTCATGTTCTTACTGATGAACAACAGGTTCAAGCTATGATCCGTTCCTTGCCTCAAAGTTGGGAGCAAATGAAAATGCATCTCACACATAATGAGAATATCAATACTTTTGAGGACTGTGCGCGCCATTTAGAGCTAGAAGAAGATTAG
- the LOC139848273 gene encoding AAA-ATPase At4g25835-like: MKELWTTMASLMAIYAFSQTLFHTILPPNIRFTLLKLFHHFFTSFSSYFYYDITEIEGVNTNELYNAVHLYLSSAASSSCSATSTNRLSVTRHLNSSNITFGLSHNHRLTDEFNGVNLVWEHTVTTRQNQTFSWRQLPEEKRNFTLRVNKRDKHYILEPYLKYIFEKGNEIKRKTEDRLLYTNSRGGSLDARGQPWESVPFKHPSTFETLAMDPDKKNEIMLDLTDFANGEAFYKRAGRAWKRGYLLYGPPGTGKSSMIAAMANYLGYDVYDLELTEVQSNLELRKLLMKTSSKSIIVIEDIDCSIDLANRKEMSSLCNNNLDHDVATDTGNNDNSVTLSGLLNFTDGLWSSCGSERIFVFTTNHIEKLDPALVRSGRMDVHVCMSYCSFESLKILLKNYLGFMSTNDDVETEELRRLEEVVEAAEITPADVSEVLIRNRKDKPKALRELVETLSRKAEENKMPRRQKAEVEEVEKRELGNGTVVGGGCAGEDGGRRCSRDMILHGKKMTI, translated from the coding sequence ATGAAAGAGCTATGGACAACAATGGCATCACTAATGGCGATTTACGCATTCTCCCAAACACTCTTCCACACAATCCTCCCCCCAAACATCCGTTTCACTTTACTCAAACTCTTCCACCATTTCTTCACTTCCTTCTCTTCATACTTTTATTACGACATCACCGAAATCGAAGGCGTAAACACCAACGAACTCTACAACGCAGTCCACCTCTACCTCTCCTCCGCCGCCAGCTCCTCCTGTTCCGCCACCTCCACCAACCGTCTCTCCGTCACTCGCCATCTCAACTCCTCCAACATCACCTTTGGCCTCTCACATAACCACCGTCTCACCGACGAATTCAACGGTGTAAATCTCGTTTGGGAACACACTGTCACTACACGACAAAATCAAACATTCTCATGGCGCCAATTACCCGAAGAAAAACGTAATTTCACTCTTAGGGTTAACAAACGTGACAAACATTACATTCTCGAACCTTACCTGAAATATATTTTCGAAAAAGGGAACGAAATTAAAAGGAAAACGGAAGATAGGTTGTTGTATACAAACTCACGTGGCGGATCGTTAGACGCACGTGGACAACCGTGGGAATCGGTACCGTTTAAACATCCGAGTACATTTGAAACCCTAGCTATGGATCCTGATAAGAAAAATGAAATCATGTTAGATTTAACGGATTTTGCTAACGGTGAAGCGTTTTATAAACGCGCTGGACGCGCGTGGAAGCGTGGGTATTTATTGTATGGCCCACCGGGTACGGGTAAGTCGAGTATGATCGCGGCAATGGCGAATTATTTAGGCTATGACGTGTATGATCTTGAGTTAACTGAAGTTCAATCGAATTTGGAGTTAAGAAAATTGCTTATGAAAACGAGTTCTAAATCGATTATTGTTATTGAGGATATTGATTGTTCGATTGATCTTGCAAATCGTAAGGAAATGAGTAGTTTGTGTAATAATAATTTGGATCATGACGTGGCAACTGATACTGGAAATAATGATAATTCGGTTACTTTGTCCGGGTTATTGAATTTTACTGACGGGTTATGGTCTTCTTGCGGGTCGGAGCGGATATTCGTGTTTACTACGAATCATATTGAGAAACTTGACCCGGCATTGGTACGAAGTGGGCGGATGGATGTGCATGTTTGTATGAGTTATTGTTCATTTGAGTCGTTAAAGATTCTGTTAAAGAATTATTTGGGGTTTATGTCTACGAATGATGACGTGGAGACGGAAGAGTTACGGAGGTTGGAAGAGGTTGTTGAGGCGGCGGAGATAACTCCGGCCGATGTTAGTGAGGTTCTGATAAGGAACCGGAAGGATAAACCGAAGGCGTTGAGGGAGTTGGTGGAGACGTTGAGTCGAAAAGCGGAGGAGAATAAAATGCCGCGGAGGCAGAAGGCGGAGGTGGAGGAGGTGGAGAAGAGGGAACTGGGTAATGGTACGGTGGTGGGCGGCGGTTGTGCGGGGGAGGACGGTGGAAGGCGATGCTCTAGGGATATGATTTTACACGGAAAAAAGATGACAATATGA